A single genomic interval of Thermoanaerobacterium sp. PSU-2 harbors:
- a CDS encoding Nramp family divalent metal transporter — protein MTKRKTFLTNLLIFLSILGPGIITGSVDNDAGGITTYSVAGATYGYKLLWTLIPSFIVLIVIQEMNARMGVVTGKGLADLIRENFGVRVTFFIFLGLLIADIGNTATEFAGVAGSMEIFGISKYIMVPLAALAVWFLIVKGNYTVAEKVFLIFSVFLLSYVISALLSHPDWKAVGESLIKPTMSFKTDYLSMVIGIVGTTIAPWMQFYMQSSVIEKGIKIDDYKYTIWDVVIGCIATVVVAFFIIIACASTLNVNGIKINEAKDAAMALKPLAGELASGVFAFGLFIASIFSAAILPVATAFYICEAFGFEAGIDKRLNEAPEFYTLFTAIIIIAVAIILIPHAPLITITIWTQVLNGILLPVVLISMMLLVNNKEIMGKYVNSPVKNLIGWTTTIVLISLTAILMVFSFV, from the coding sequence GTGACAAAGAGGAAGACTTTTCTTACAAATTTATTGATATTTTTGTCGATTTTAGGGCCAGGTATAATCACAGGGAGTGTTGACAATGATGCAGGTGGCATAACCACGTATTCTGTGGCAGGCGCTACCTATGGATATAAACTGCTTTGGACATTGATACCGTCATTTATCGTCTTAATCGTCATTCAAGAGATGAACGCCAGGATGGGGGTCGTGACAGGAAAAGGGTTGGCAGATCTCATACGAGAAAACTTCGGCGTAAGAGTGACGTTCTTCATCTTTCTCGGACTGCTTATTGCAGATATTGGGAATACTGCTACGGAGTTTGCAGGTGTGGCAGGCAGCATGGAAATCTTCGGCATAAGCAAGTATATAATGGTGCCATTGGCTGCTTTAGCTGTATGGTTTTTAATCGTCAAAGGAAATTATACTGTAGCGGAAAAAGTGTTTTTGATATTCAGCGTTTTTTTGTTGTCATACGTCATATCAGCTCTTCTGTCACATCCAGATTGGAAGGCTGTAGGTGAGTCCCTTATAAAACCCACCATGTCATTTAAAACAGACTATTTAAGCATGGTAATAGGAATTGTAGGTACTACGATAGCTCCTTGGATGCAATTTTACATGCAATCATCGGTTATAGAAAAGGGCATAAAGATAGACGATTATAAGTACACAATCTGGGACGTTGTGATAGGTTGTATCGCAACAGTTGTCGTAGCTTTTTTCATAATAATTGCTTGTGCATCAACTCTCAATGTGAATGGCATAAAAATAAATGAGGCAAAGGATGCAGCCATGGCTTTAAAGCCGCTGGCTGGTGAGCTGGCATCAGGCGTATTCGCATTTGGACTTTTTATAGCATCTATCTTTTCCGCCGCTATACTTCCAGTTGCTACGGCATTTTACATCTGTGAAGCATTTGGCTTTGAAGCAGGCATAGACAAAAGGCTTAATGAAGCGCCAGAATTTTATACGCTTTTTACAGCTATAATAATAATAGCTGTTGCGATTATATTGATTCCACATGCGCCGCTTATTACAATCACTATATGGACGCAGGTTTTAAATGGAATCTTGTTGCCGGTGGTTTTGATTTCCATGATGCTTCTTGTCAACAATAAAGAGATAATGGGGAAATACGTAAATAGCCCGGTGAAAAATTTAATAGGATGGACTACCACAATAGTATTGATATCATTGACTGCCATCCTCATGGTTTTTTCATTTGTTTAA
- a CDS encoding CBS domain-containing protein encodes MPILSLYLSRILGNKILLKNGEILGKLKDVGVSTALTHPIAISMLVKTKSGVKEYKWENIKITKKFGQYELVCTNPVEAHNLKDVLYLSKNVLDKQIIDVNGRKVVRVNDIRLALLDKGLFAIAVDIGIEGILRRLGLAKPLKRILKRFGKTISSKFILWEDIETITRSRENIMLSKTYHKLATLHPSDLADIIEDLDLKAGIDIFSSLEHGRAADVLEEMETDTQRSILNELPVSKAADILEEMPADEVADILDDLNEEKVEELLNEMENNASLEVRELMEYPEYAVGSLMTTDFVAFENTLSVEEAIKELRLLKPDEDIIYYIYIVDESNRLLGAVTLRDLVISEPNTLLNEIMNKDIIYTRDMDSIKSLIKTVTKYNLVAIPVVDEDMKLLGTVLINDIIYELMRSGKTFARR; translated from the coding sequence ATGCCAATTTTAAGTCTTTATTTAAGCAGAATTTTAGGCAATAAGATATTGCTTAAAAACGGTGAGATCTTAGGTAAACTTAAGGATGTTGGAGTTTCAACGGCATTGACGCATCCAATTGCAATATCCATGTTGGTAAAGACAAAGTCTGGCGTCAAAGAGTACAAGTGGGAAAACATAAAGATAACGAAAAAATTTGGGCAGTACGAACTTGTGTGCACTAATCCAGTAGAGGCGCATAACCTTAAAGATGTCTTGTACTTGTCAAAAAATGTCTTAGACAAACAGATTATCGACGTAAATGGAAGGAAAGTAGTAAGAGTCAATGACATAAGGTTGGCGCTTTTAGATAAAGGCTTGTTTGCAATTGCTGTCGACATAGGCATTGAAGGCATATTGAGAAGACTTGGCCTTGCAAAGCCTTTAAAGAGGATTTTAAAGAGATTTGGAAAAACAATATCAAGTAAATTTATACTTTGGGAAGATATAGAGACGATTACTCGCTCGAGAGAAAACATAATGTTGTCAAAGACGTATCACAAATTGGCCACACTTCACCCTTCTGACCTTGCGGACATCATAGAGGATCTGGATTTAAAGGCCGGCATAGATATATTCTCCAGCTTAGAGCATGGAAGAGCTGCAGACGTGCTGGAGGAAATGGAGACAGACACTCAAAGAAGCATATTAAACGAGCTGCCTGTTTCTAAAGCTGCGGACATCTTGGAAGAAATGCCTGCAGATGAAGTTGCAGACATACTGGATGATCTGAATGAAGAAAAAGTAGAAGAGCTCTTAAATGAGATGGAGAACAATGCATCGTTGGAAGTCAGAGAGCTGATGGAGTATCCTGAGTACGCTGTTGGAAGCTTGATGACAACCGACTTTGTGGCATTTGAAAATACGCTTTCCGTAGAGGAGGCAATAAAGGAGCTTAGGCTTTTAAAACCAGATGAAGACATCATTTATTACATCTATATAGTTGATGAATCAAATAGGCTTTTAGGTGCGGTTACACTTAGAGATTTGGTGATTTCAGAGCCTAATACTCTGTTAAATGAAATCATGAATAAAGACATCATCTATACTCGTGATATGGATTCAATAAAATCCCTCATAAAGACAGTGACAAAGTACAATTTGGTAGCGATTCCTGTTGTAGATGAAGATATGAAGCTATTAGGAACTGTCCTTATAAATGATATAATATACGAACTTATGAGAAGTGGGAAGACATTCGCAAGGAGGTAG
- a CDS encoding Crp/Fnr family transcriptional regulator, which produces MGDYDYLRKIPYFNVLSEKSLFEINKIALEKEYKKNTVIFYEGDEGDAIYFVKKGKVKISKISQQGKEHIIRIMEDGDIFAESLLFIGGKYPATAEAIEDSKIIVLKNKDIENLILNNNEVALGIIKLMAKRLQNVAVIIENLALKDSLGRTVSILLTFAREKGIQGKDGIAIELNLNRQDLANMVGTSRENMTRILSQLDKEGVIKLERHAIVIKDVNALKNLS; this is translated from the coding sequence ATGGGTGATTACGATTATTTAAGAAAGATACCGTATTTCAATGTCTTAAGCGAGAAATCTCTATTTGAGATCAATAAAATAGCTTTGGAGAAGGAGTACAAGAAAAATACCGTTATTTTTTACGAAGGCGATGAAGGTGACGCCATTTATTTTGTAAAAAAAGGGAAAGTCAAGATATCTAAAATATCACAACAGGGAAAAGAGCATATAATAAGAATAATGGAGGATGGAGATATTTTTGCTGAATCCCTTCTGTTTATAGGTGGTAAGTATCCAGCCACTGCAGAGGCCATAGAGGATTCAAAGATTATCGTGCTTAAAAATAAAGATATAGAAAATTTGATACTGAACAACAATGAAGTAGCCTTAGGCATAATAAAACTCATGGCAAAAAGACTCCAAAATGTGGCGGTCATAATAGAAAACTTAGCCCTTAAGGATTCCCTTGGCAGGACGGTTTCTATTCTTTTGACATTTGCCAGGGAAAAAGGCATACAAGGCAAAGATGGCATAGCCATAGAATTAAACTTAAATAGACAAGATCTTGCTAACATGGTAGGCACGTCTCGAGAAAATATGACAAGAATCTTAAGCCAGTTAGACAAAGAAGGTGTCATAAAGCTTGAAAGACATGCTATAGTAATAAAAGATGTAAATGCATTAAAAAATTTGTCATAA
- the dnaB gene encoding replicative DNA helicase — protein sequence MEWNKIPPQNIEAEQAVLGAMLLSRDAIIDASEIVKADDFYKESNKKLFTIMMDMFEKNIPVDLVTVVDELRRQNMLEAVGGLDYITNLSSSIVTTANVSYYAKMIREKATLRRLIQASSEIMELSYEGGDLHDVLDTAEQKIFDIAQGRNTENFYPIKDVLMDTFYNIENLYKNKGHLTGVPSGFPDLDLKTSGFQPSDFILLAARPSMGKTSFALNIAENAALALKKPVAIFSLEMSKEQLVSRLICSTANIDSQKLRTGNLDDDDWPRLAAAMAPLSTAPIYIDDTPGISVMDIRAKCRRLKLEKGLSLVLIDYLQLMQGRGNSESRQQEVSEISRSLKGLARELQVPIITLSQLSRAPEARSDHRPILSDLRESGAIEQDADIVMFLYRDDYYNKDSEKKNIAELIIAKHRNGPTGTIELLWMGQYTKFVSIDKYRTE from the coding sequence ATGGAGTGGAATAAAATCCCTCCTCAAAATATAGAGGCAGAACAGGCTGTCTTAGGTGCAATGCTTTTGTCCAGAGATGCCATAATCGATGCATCAGAGATAGTAAAAGCAGATGATTTTTACAAGGAGTCAAATAAAAAGCTTTTTACCATAATGATGGATATGTTTGAAAAGAATATACCTGTCGATTTGGTTACGGTGGTTGATGAGCTGAGAAGGCAAAATATGTTGGAGGCGGTAGGAGGGCTTGACTACATAACGAATCTGTCATCCAGCATAGTGACTACTGCCAACGTGTCGTATTATGCAAAGATGATTAGAGAGAAGGCGACATTGAGGCGCCTTATCCAAGCTTCATCAGAGATAATGGAGTTAAGCTATGAAGGCGGCGATCTTCACGATGTGTTGGATACGGCTGAGCAGAAGATATTTGACATAGCACAAGGCAGAAACACCGAAAACTTCTATCCTATTAAAGATGTGTTGATGGACACATTTTACAACATAGAAAATCTTTATAAAAATAAAGGACATCTTACTGGTGTGCCATCTGGCTTTCCCGATTTAGACTTGAAGACGTCTGGCTTTCAGCCATCTGATTTTATACTTCTTGCTGCAAGGCCATCTATGGGTAAAACTTCCTTTGCCTTAAATATTGCGGAAAATGCCGCATTGGCACTGAAAAAACCTGTTGCCATATTTAGCCTTGAGATGTCTAAAGAGCAACTTGTAAGTAGGCTAATATGTTCTACGGCAAACATAGACAGCCAAAAGCTTAGAACGGGAAATTTAGATGACGACGACTGGCCAAGGCTTGCTGCTGCGATGGCTCCTCTTTCTACAGCGCCTATATACATTGACGATACACCTGGCATATCAGTCATGGACATAAGGGCAAAGTGTCGAAGACTGAAGCTGGAGAAGGGGTTGTCTTTAGTGTTAATAGACTATTTGCAGCTTATGCAAGGAAGGGGAAACTCGGAAAGCCGGCAGCAGGAGGTTTCTGAAATATCAAGGTCATTAAAAGGGCTTGCGAGGGAGCTGCAAGTTCCTATAATAACGCTTTCGCAGCTATCCCGTGCACCTGAAGCCAGATCCGATCATAGACCGATTTTAAGCGATTTAAGAGAGTCAGGTGCGATTGAGCAGGACGCTGATATAGTCATGTTTCTTTACAGAGATGATTACTACAACAAGGATTCTGAAAAGAAAAACATCGCAGAGCTTATTATAGCAAAGCACAGAAACGGTCCTACAGGTACCATAGAGCTTCTATGGATGGGCCAGTACACGAAATTTGTAAGTATAGATAAATACAGGACAGAGTAG
- the rplI gene encoding 50S ribosomal protein L9: MKVILQKDVKGIGKAGDVVNVSDGYGRNYLLPRGLAIDATKSNINVLNEKKKAEEKKRQKEVEAAQEMAKKLSQESIVLKVKTGENGKLFGSITSKDIQDELNKKGYDIDKKKINLPDSIKTIGTYNVDIKIYPGIQAKVKVDVVGQ; this comes from the coding sequence ATGAAAGTGATTTTGCAAAAGGATGTAAAGGGTATAGGCAAAGCAGGCGACGTAGTAAATGTAAGTGACGGTTATGGTAGAAATTATCTTTTGCCTCGTGGACTTGCTATAGATGCCACGAAGTCAAACATAAATGTTCTCAATGAAAAGAAAAAAGCGGAGGAAAAGAAAAGGCAGAAAGAGGTAGAAGCTGCACAAGAGATGGCTAAAAAGCTTTCGCAGGAGTCCATCGTGCTTAAAGTAAAAACGGGCGAAAACGGCAAATTGTTTGGATCTATAACGTCAAAAGACATACAGGATGAGCTTAATAAAAAAGGATATGATATTGACAAGAAGAAGATAAATCTTCCGGATTCTATAAAGACAATCGGCACTTATAACGTAGACATCAAAATATACCCCGGCATACAAGCAAAGGTAAAAGTAGATGTTGTAGGACAATAA
- a CDS encoding DHH family phosphoesterase, with product MFDKKNYKLISSVSLLSIILSAVLAFVLLYYNVYISIVSMVLLAYILYVEYRGAKKKRTEFDKYVERLFFSVDKASGNVLPLLPIPVALMREDGNIVWYNSCFAQTFEDKKDINNVFLKYAKSKKDEKYHFRIGNKYYYMISIISKTRKRKPKDGENYYNVFIFDETDYMEISKKLVSSQPVLGYILVDNYEEALQSADDLNKPVVAAEIERRLNIWIQSMNAYIIKYANDRYIFVTQEADLKNLEENRFEILDFIRDINVGNKIPITLSIGVGADSSEFAKLNEYAVSAIDLSLGRGGDQAVVKKGEKILIYGGKTQAVEKRTKVKARVVAHAIRELIEDSSNVLLMGHNFMDFDSLGAAIGMYRCAVSFGKDAKIILDKSNPAIETLLEKIEKDEEYANPFIDVGNAKSMVNPKTLLIVVDAHRPSYLTYPELINMVDRIVVIDHHRRGKEFIDKALLIYLEPYASSTCELVTEISQYIKDKIDLKPIEAEALLAGITVDTKNFTFRTGVRTFEAASYLRRKGADTISVKMLFQNDLKSYIIKSTIVKNAEITEEGIAIAVSPDETDNVIAAQAADELLNIKGVQASFVVFKRHDDVAISGRSIGDINVQVILEKLGGGGHLTVAGAQVKKPIKNVVDDLKTAIDEYFKEGES from the coding sequence ATGTTTGATAAAAAGAATTATAAGTTAATATCCTCTGTAAGCTTATTAAGCATCATTTTATCGGCAGTGCTTGCTTTTGTACTCTTGTACTATAATGTATACATCAGCATTGTATCAATGGTTCTTTTGGCGTACATTTTGTACGTGGAGTACAGAGGGGCAAAAAAGAAGCGGACAGAATTTGATAAGTACGTTGAAAGGCTCTTTTTTAGCGTCGATAAGGCATCAGGCAATGTACTACCGCTTTTGCCTATACCTGTAGCATTGATGAGGGAAGATGGGAATATCGTCTGGTACAATTCTTGTTTTGCCCAAACTTTTGAGGATAAAAAGGATATAAACAATGTTTTTTTAAAATACGCAAAGTCGAAAAAGGATGAAAAGTATCACTTCAGGATTGGCAATAAATACTACTACATGATAAGCATCATCTCTAAAACTAGAAAGAGAAAACCCAAAGACGGTGAAAATTACTACAATGTCTTCATCTTTGACGAAACTGATTACATGGAAATATCGAAAAAGCTTGTAAGCTCTCAACCTGTCTTAGGCTACATACTTGTAGATAATTACGAAGAAGCTTTGCAGTCTGCAGATGATCTAAATAAGCCTGTTGTGGCTGCAGAAATAGAAAGGCGATTGAACATTTGGATTCAATCAATGAATGCCTATATAATAAAGTACGCCAATGACAGGTACATCTTTGTGACGCAAGAGGCGGATTTGAAAAATCTTGAAGAAAATAGATTTGAGATACTTGACTTTATAAGAGATATAAATGTAGGAAACAAAATACCGATTACGTTAAGCATAGGTGTTGGTGCAGATTCGTCGGAGTTTGCAAAATTAAACGAGTACGCAGTTTCTGCCATTGATCTCTCATTAGGCAGAGGCGGTGATCAGGCCGTAGTCAAAAAAGGTGAGAAAATCCTCATATATGGAGGAAAGACACAGGCTGTAGAAAAGAGGACAAAGGTCAAAGCGAGGGTTGTGGCACATGCCATAAGAGAACTGATTGAGGATTCGTCAAATGTTTTGCTTATGGGGCATAATTTTATGGATTTTGACTCATTAGGTGCCGCAATAGGCATGTATAGGTGTGCTGTGTCTTTCGGCAAAGATGCAAAGATAATTTTAGACAAATCAAATCCGGCTATAGAAACCCTTTTAGAGAAGATAGAGAAAGACGAGGAGTACGCAAATCCTTTTATCGATGTAGGCAATGCCAAGAGCATGGTTAATCCAAAGACGCTTCTTATCGTCGTTGATGCCCATAGACCCAGCTATCTTACGTACCCCGAATTAATAAACATGGTGGATAGGATAGTAGTTATCGATCACCATAGGAGAGGAAAAGAATTTATCGACAAGGCATTGCTTATTTACTTAGAGCCATACGCATCATCTACATGTGAACTTGTAACTGAGATATCACAGTATATAAAAGACAAGATTGATTTAAAGCCGATAGAAGCAGAAGCGCTTTTGGCTGGAATAACGGTTGACACGAAAAATTTCACATTTAGGACAGGTGTAAGGACATTTGAAGCTGCATCTTATCTTAGAAGAAAGGGTGCCGATACTATATCTGTAAAGATGCTGTTTCAAAATGACTTAAAATCGTATATAATAAAATCTACGATAGTAAAAAATGCTGAGATAACAGAAGAAGGAATAGCGATTGCAGTAAGCCCTGATGAGACGGACAATGTCATAGCTGCACAAGCTGCAGATGAACTTCTCAACATAAAAGGCGTTCAGGCATCTTTTGTCGTATTTAAAAGGCATGACGATGTGGCCATAAGCGGAAGATCGATAGGGGATATAAATGTTCAGGTAATACTGGAAAAATTGGGCGGCGGCGGTCATTTGACTGTGGCAGGTGCTCAGGTCAAAAAGCCTATTAAAAATGTCGTAGATGATTTGAAGACAGCCATAGATGAATATTTTAAGGAAGGTGAATCGTAA
- a CDS encoding DUF2232 domain-containing protein → MSSKNMVNGALMVAVAVIMVLIGSYVPPLFFVLFFVAVPVSVVIIRSNSLLYGILTTALIFIATFLFTDIITASIVAALSAVGIAMGYFIKSGSTPQDVVVETGAISLAGFVGVLYVLKIFSINVISSILSDYQQIGNQVLDIYKNSPDAAYVKSMISYTLESLKMLIPSIFVIMIALIVLANYMLLSRILVREGKVKKLPPFMFWRMPYMTGWIFIGALLYQYFVNSSAVASNLLLLLSIGFTVSGLSYVKYFMTKRFNVSSLISDVILVALFMFPITFSLMTLLGVIDTSMNLRRFT, encoded by the coding sequence ATGAGCAGCAAAAACATGGTAAATGGAGCTTTAATGGTGGCTGTAGCGGTTATAATGGTTTTGATTGGGTCATATGTACCGCCGCTTTTTTTCGTATTGTTTTTTGTGGCAGTACCTGTAAGCGTGGTGATAATAAGGAGCAATAGTTTGCTGTACGGCATCTTGACTACAGCTTTAATTTTTATTGCTACATTTTTGTTTACAGACATAATCACAGCTTCAATTGTGGCTGCGTTAAGCGCTGTAGGGATTGCAATGGGATATTTTATAAAAAGTGGCAGCACTCCTCAGGATGTGGTGGTTGAAACTGGTGCAATATCTTTGGCAGGCTTTGTAGGAGTATTGTATGTTCTTAAAATATTTAGTATAAATGTAATAAGTAGTATTTTAAGTGACTATCAGCAGATTGGGAATCAGGTATTAGACATATATAAAAACTCGCCTGATGCAGCTTATGTAAAAAGCATGATAAGTTATACATTAGAGTCTTTAAAGATGCTTATTCCATCTATTTTTGTCATAATGATTGCCCTTATCGTCTTAGCTAACTACATGCTTCTTTCAAGGATATTGGTAAGGGAAGGCAAAGTAAAGAAATTACCTCCCTTCATGTTTTGGAGGATGCCTTACATGACGGGATGGATTTTTATAGGTGCTCTTTTGTATCAGTATTTTGTAAACTCCAGCGCTGTGGCATCTAATCTGCTGTTGCTTCTATCTATTGGGTTTACCGTAAGCGGCCTTTCATATGTAAAATACTTTATGACAAAGAGATTTAATGTAAGCTCTTTAATAAGCGATGTGATATTAGTGGCTTTGTTTATGTTTCCGATTACTTTTTCTCTGATGACGCTACTGGGGGTCATAGATACAAGCATGAACTTGCGAAGATTTACGTGA
- a CDS encoding MazG-like family protein has translation MENNFDITRNIKSLENLKVELLLKTASVFKNFNNDDLPQELIDDICHVIIIGYLLGDKLGYDFREIDEEILKRIKSISADIEEDSQNYRKLAEYLKKR, from the coding sequence ATGGAGAATAATTTTGATATAACGAGAAATATTAAAAGCTTGGAAAATTTAAAAGTTGAGCTTTTATTGAAAACTGCATCAGTTTTTAAAAATTTTAATAATGACGATTTGCCTCAAGAATTGATAGACGACATATGTCACGTAATCATAATAGGGTATCTTCTTGGAGACAAATTAGGGTATGATTTTAGAGAAATCGATGAGGAAATTTTAAAGAGGATAAAATCCATTTCGGCAGACATAGAAGAAGACTCTCAAAATTACAGAAAACTGGCGGAGTACCTTAAGAAAAGGTAA
- the rpsR gene encoding 30S ribosomal protein S18 produces MSNNNNNSKENSAQKRKNRKAKKKVCAFCADRIDYIDYKEVGKLRKYITERGKILPRRITGNCAIHQRQLTVAIKRARQIALLPYTAE; encoded by the coding sequence ATGTCAAACAACAATAACAATTCTAAGGAGAATTCCGCTCAAAAGAGGAAAAATAGAAAAGCTAAGAAAAAAGTATGCGCTTTTTGCGCTGACAGGATAGATTATATAGATTACAAGGAAGTCGGCAAGCTTCGCAAGTATATAACTGAAAGAGGCAAGATACTTCCGAGAAGAATAACAGGAAACTGTGCTATACATCAAAGGCAACTTACAGTTGCTATAAAAAGAGCGAGACAGATTGCACTACTACCATATACAGCCGAATAA
- the ssb gene encoding single-stranded DNA-binding protein: MLNKVILIGRLTKDPVLKYASANMVPVTTFTLAVNRNYTQQNGDRLADFIPIVTWRKLAEVCGNNLKKGRLVAVSGSIQTRTWDDNSGNRHWVTEVVADEVKFLDSNKSSGSDPMPDLSKDIHNFDIDLDGGDFDGFSPVESEDDLPF, from the coding sequence ATGTTGAATAAAGTTATATTAATAGGCCGTTTGACTAAAGATCCTGTCCTTAAGTATGCTTCTGCAAACATGGTTCCTGTGACCACATTTACACTTGCCGTCAACAGGAATTACACACAGCAGAACGGAGACAGGTTGGCTGATTTTATACCCATCGTTACGTGGAGAAAACTGGCAGAAGTTTGCGGAAATAATCTTAAAAAGGGAAGATTGGTGGCTGTGTCCGGCAGCATTCAAACTCGCACATGGGATGATAATAGCGGCAATCGCCACTGGGTTACAGAAGTTGTGGCAGACGAAGTTAAATTTTTGGACTCAAATAAATCCAGCGGTAGCGATCCTATGCCAGATCTAAGTAAGGATATTCACAATTTTGATATCGACTTAGATGGCGGCGATTTTGATGGATTTAGTCCGGTAGAGTCAGAGGATGATCTTCCATTCTAA
- the rpsF gene encoding 30S ribosomal protein S6: MRAYETIFIISPDVNDEARPALIEKFKNLITEKGGEITNVDEWGRKKLAYEIDKKTEGYYVLMNFTSDVDVPHELERVYKITDGILRYLIVKVDK, encoded by the coding sequence ATGAGAGCGTATGAAACAATATTCATAATTTCTCCAGATGTAAATGACGAGGCAAGACCTGCTTTAATTGAGAAGTTTAAAAATCTCATAACAGAAAAAGGTGGAGAAATTACTAATGTGGATGAGTGGGGCAGGAAGAAGCTTGCATATGAAATCGATAAGAAAACTGAAGGATACTATGTATTGATGAACTTTACAAGCGATGTAGATGTCCCACATGAACTTGAAAGAGTATACAAGATCACAGACGGTATATTGAGATACTTGATCGTGAAAGTTGATAAATAA
- a CDS encoding DUF951 domain-containing protein, producing MPKEINVGDIVKMKKVHPCGNDEWEVLRVGMDIRIKCLKCGRMVLMPRPKFEKGMKKVIKTVEKPNEQ from the coding sequence GTGCCGAAAGAGATTAACGTAGGTGATATTGTAAAAATGAAAAAGGTCCATCCTTGCGGCAACGATGAATGGGAAGTGCTTAGGGTAGGAATGGACATAAGGATAAAGTGTTTAAAGTGCGGCAGGATGGTTTTAATGCCAAGGCCAAAATTTGAAAAAGGAATGAAAAAAGTAATAAAAACTGTTGAAAAACCAAATGAACAATGA
- a CDS encoding mechanosensitive ion channel family protein: MEYISRLYDQILKLYDIKIFGNTFDIIKVIIIAYIAKKLGYLLIDRFYVMQEKSKLQFSERKVKTLSSLTKNILKYVIYFVAVYSILEILGLKMGSILAVAGIGSLAVGFGAQSLVKDVITGFFIIFEDQFGVGDYITINNLSGTVEEIGLRVTKIRDFSGDLNIIPNGEITSVTNHSKGAMRALVAVSVSYEEDVDRVIEALNEICDEMKRDRTDLLDGPKVLGITNFKDSTVEITVVAMAKPMQQWAVERDLRYRIKKLFKDYNIDLPYPHMNISIEDKDKKGDVSAERD; this comes from the coding sequence TTGGAGTACATAAGTAGACTTTACGATCAAATACTGAAGCTTTACGATATAAAAATTTTTGGAAATACTTTTGACATAATAAAAGTCATAATAATAGCCTATATTGCCAAAAAGTTGGGGTATCTTTTAATCGATCGATTTTATGTGATGCAAGAGAAGTCAAAGCTTCAATTTTCCGAGCGAAAAGTAAAGACTCTTTCTTCACTTACGAAGAATATTTTAAAGTACGTCATATATTTTGTGGCTGTTTATTCTATCCTTGAGATATTAGGGCTTAAGATGGGTTCCATATTGGCTGTTGCTGGTATAGGTAGCCTTGCCGTAGGATTTGGAGCCCAAAGCCTTGTGAAAGACGTCATTACCGGGTTTTTCATAATATTTGAAGACCAATTCGGAGTAGGGGACTACATAACAATAAACAACTTATCCGGCACTGTTGAGGAGATCGGACTTAGAGTCACAAAAATAAGGGATTTTTCGGGTGATTTAAACATCATACCAAACGGAGAGATAACATCTGTGACAAACCATTCAAAGGGTGCCATGAGAGCACTTGTGGCTGTATCCGTATCTTATGAAGAAGATGTAGATAGGGTCATAGAAGCCCTTAATGAGATATGTGACGAAATGAAAAGGGACAGAACTGACCTTTTAGATGGCCCAAAAGTCCTTGGAATAACAAATTTTAAAGACTCTACAGTGGAAATAACTGTAGTAGCAATGGCAAAGCCAATGCAGCAGTGGGCTGTTGAAAGGGATCTAAGGTACAGGATTAAGAAGCTTTTTAAGGATTACAATATTGATTTGCCATATCCTCACATGAATATATCAATCGAAGACAAAGATAAAAAGGGTGATGTCAGTGCCGAAAGAGATTAA